The following proteins are co-located in the Ailuropoda melanoleuca isolate Jingjing chromosome 13, ASM200744v2, whole genome shotgun sequence genome:
- the TMEM235 gene encoding LOW QUALITY PROTEIN: transmembrane protein 235 (The sequence of the model RefSeq protein was modified relative to this genomic sequence to represent the inferred CDS: substituted 1 base at 1 genomic stop codon), whose translation MARLGALLLGARLSFALLLAAVASDXWYVLEVAEAGNGTGRTAQLSSHSGLWRVCEGQNSCIPLIDPFASENLDVPTSVQHLISLHRAVMVVLPLSLVLVVCGWICGLFSSLAQSVLLLLFAGCYFLLGGALTLVGVGIYISYSHXAFAETARQYGHQHMQGIRVSFGWSLALAWGSCASEALSVLLLLTAAQALSLSQQPGAPHSASALTLVGVGIYISYSHLAFAETARQYGHQHMQGIRVSFGWSLALAWGSCASEALSVLLLLTAAQALSLSQQPGAPHSVVI comes from the exons ATGGCCCGGCTGGGCGCGCTGCTCCTGGGCGCGCGGCTCAGCTTCGCACTGCTTCTGGCCGCCGTGGCCAGCGACTAATGGTACGTCCTGGAGGTGGCGGAAGCCGGCAATGGCACGGGGCGCACCGCGCAGCTGTCCTCGCACTCGGGGCTCTGGCGTGTCTGCGAAG GGCAAAACAGCTGCATCCCCCTGATCGACCCCTTTGCCAGCGAGAACCTGGATGTCCCCACCTCAGTGCAGCATCTCATCT CCCTGCACCGAGCTGTCATGGTGGTCCTGCCCCTGAGCCTCGTCCTTGTCGTGTGTGGGTGGATCTGTGGCCTCTTCAGTTCCCTGGCACAGAGTGTCCTGCTGCTGCTCTTCGCCGGCTGCTACTTCTTACTGGGGG gtgccctgacccTGGTGGGGGTCGGCATCTACATCAGCTACTCACACCNGGCCTTCGCCGAGACCGCCCGCCAGTACGGCCACCAGCACATGCAGGGCATCCGCGTCAGCTTCGGCTGGTCTCTAGCCCTGGCCTGGGGCTCCTGCGCCTCGGAGGCACTCAgtgtcctcctcctgctcacagcAGCCCAAGCCCTCAGCCTGAGCCAGCAGCCGGGGGCGCCCCACTCT GCCA gtgccctgacccTGGTGGGGGTCGGCATCTACATCAGCTACTCACACCTGGCCTTCGCCGAGACCGCCCGCCAGTACGGCCACCAGCACATGCAGGGCATCCGCGTCAGCTTCGGCTGGTCTCTAGCCCTGGCCTGGGGCTCCTGCGCCTCGGAGGCACTCAgtgtcctcctcctgctcacagcAGCCCAAGCCCTCAGCCTGAGCCAGCAGCCGGGGGCGCCCCACTCTGTGGTCATCTGA